One genomic window of Aggregatilinea lenta includes the following:
- a CDS encoding PD-(D/E)XK nuclease family protein, giving the protein MFPQPFQFTQSSLQDYTDCARRFQLRYVERVAWPAVRAEPLLDHERHVERGIQFHRLVERHQLGLDPALLEASIQDDDLRGWWRSYLAFALLHKLDGERHAEQSLSATLGSQRISAKFDLLVVVPEQRAVIFDWKTYARAPRREWFARRLQTRLYPLVLLHAGTALFGGPLRAEQIQLIYWVAGAPAQPVIFDYSPAQAASDEAFVTGLIADILAQPDNAVWTLTADESHCRFCEYRSLCERGVQAGQIHADDLLEEDVLPQIHLADVEEVGF; this is encoded by the coding sequence ATGTTTCCACAGCCGTTTCAATTCACGCAAAGCAGCCTGCAAGACTACACAGACTGCGCTCGCCGCTTCCAACTGCGCTACGTCGAGCGAGTGGCATGGCCCGCCGTGCGCGCCGAGCCATTACTGGACCACGAGCGCCATGTCGAGCGCGGCATCCAGTTCCACCGCCTCGTCGAGCGGCATCAACTCGGCCTGGATCCGGCGCTGCTGGAAGCGTCGATTCAGGATGACGACTTGCGCGGCTGGTGGCGCAGCTATCTGGCCTTCGCCCTGCTCCACAAGCTCGACGGCGAGCGCCACGCGGAACAATCCCTTTCCGCCACGCTCGGCAGCCAGCGAATCAGTGCCAAGTTCGACCTGTTGGTTGTCGTACCGGAGCAGCGCGCCGTCATTTTCGATTGGAAGACCTACGCACGTGCGCCCCGGCGCGAGTGGTTTGCGCGGCGGCTGCAAACGCGCCTCTATCCGTTGGTACTGCTGCATGCGGGCACAGCGCTGTTCGGCGGGCCGCTGCGCGCCGAACAGATCCAGCTGATCTACTGGGTCGCTGGCGCACCTGCCCAGCCAGTAATCTTCGATTACAGCCCCGCACAGGCCGCCAGCGATGAGGCGTTTGTCACCGGCCTGATCGCGGACATCCTGGCCCAGCCGGATAACGCGGTCTGGACGCTGACCGCCGACGAATCGCACTGCCGCTTCTGCGAGTACCGCTCCCTGTGCGAGCGCGGCGTGCAGGCCGGGCAGATCCACGCGGACGACCTGCTGGAAGAAGACGTCCTGCCGCAGATCCATCTGGCGGACGTCGAGGAAGTCGGGTTTTAG